A stretch of the Bacillus sp. FJAT-18017 genome encodes the following:
- the gyrB gene encoding DNA topoisomerase (ATP-hydrolyzing) subunit B: MDQTELNKQTYDANQIQVLEGLEAVRKRPGMYIGSTSSRGLHHLVWEIVDNSVDEALAGYCDEINIIIEQDNSITVKDNGRGIPVGMHEKEGRPAVEVILTVLHAGGKFGGGGYKVSGGLHGVGASVVNALSSLLEVWVHRDGKIHYMNFSRGIPQTELKVIGDTDHTGTTIHFIPDEEIFTETLDYEYGILEGRLKELAYLNKGIKITLSDKRGEGREDEFYFEGGIKSYVEHLTKEKPLNPEPIFIEGEQSGVTLEIALQYNEGFASQILSFANNINTHEGGTHEVGFKTALTRMINEYARKSGMLKENETNFSGEDTREGLIAIISIKHPDPQFEGQTKTKLGNSEVKPITDSIMSEKLEQFMLENPNVAKSIVNKCILASKARIAAKKARELTRRKTALEVSNLPGKLADCSSKDPALSELYIVEGNSAGGSAKQGRDRYFQAILPLRGKILNVEKAGMDRILQNGEIGTLIKAIGAGIGDNFDIEKARYHKIVIMTDADVDGAHIRTLMLTFFYRFMREAIENGYVYIAQPPLYKIQQGKNIQYAYNAKELEETLATLPSSPKPNLQRYKGLGEMNPEQLWSTTMNPETRTLLRVSIEEAEVADEIIDMLMGDKVDPRRVFIEENAVYATLDV, encoded by the coding sequence TCAAGAGGCCTTCATCACCTTGTATGGGAAATTGTCGATAATAGCGTTGATGAAGCGCTTGCCGGTTATTGTGATGAAATTAACATTATAATTGAACAGGATAACAGCATAACAGTTAAGGATAACGGCCGGGGCATCCCGGTTGGTATGCATGAAAAAGAAGGAAGGCCTGCGGTTGAAGTCATTCTGACCGTCCTGCATGCAGGCGGAAAGTTCGGCGGAGGAGGATATAAGGTTTCCGGTGGTTTGCACGGCGTAGGTGCTTCCGTCGTAAATGCTTTGTCTAGTTTGCTTGAAGTTTGGGTTCACCGTGATGGAAAAATTCATTATATGAATTTCTCTCGTGGTATCCCCCAAACCGAACTTAAGGTAATTGGAGACACAGACCACACTGGTACAACGATTCACTTTATTCCAGATGAGGAAATTTTCACAGAAACGCTTGATTATGAATATGGCATCCTTGAGGGCAGATTAAAAGAGCTAGCTTATTTGAATAAGGGAATTAAAATTACCTTATCTGATAAACGCGGAGAAGGCCGTGAGGATGAGTTCTACTTTGAAGGCGGTATTAAATCTTACGTTGAGCATTTAACAAAAGAGAAGCCGCTCAATCCGGAACCAATTTTCATTGAAGGTGAGCAGAGCGGCGTTACGTTGGAAATTGCGCTCCAGTACAATGAGGGATTTGCCAGCCAAATATTATCTTTTGCCAATAATATTAATACACATGAAGGCGGAACTCATGAAGTTGGCTTCAAAACAGCATTAACTAGAATGATAAATGAGTATGCCCGGAAGAGTGGGATGTTAAAGGAGAATGAAACCAACTTCTCCGGTGAAGACACACGGGAAGGTCTGATTGCGATTATTTCTATAAAGCATCCGGATCCGCAATTTGAAGGGCAAACTAAAACAAAGCTCGGAAACTCTGAGGTAAAACCAATCACAGACTCCATTATGTCGGAAAAACTTGAACAGTTTATGCTTGAGAACCCGAACGTTGCAAAAAGTATCGTAAATAAATGTATACTCGCTTCGAAGGCAAGGATCGCGGCGAAGAAAGCGCGAGAACTGACGAGAAGAAAAACTGCTCTTGAAGTTTCGAATCTTCCAGGCAAACTGGCAGACTGTTCTTCAAAGGATCCCGCCCTCAGCGAATTATATATCGTGGAAGGAAACTCGGCTGGAGGATCAGCAAAACAGGGAAGGGATCGTTATTTCCAGGCGATACTCCCATTACGGGGTAAAATTCTGAACGTTGAAAAAGCCGGAATGGATAGAATCCTTCAAAACGGAGAAATTGGGACATTAATAAAGGCTATTGGAGCAGGTATTGGTGACAACTTCGATATTGAAAAAGCCAGATATCATAAAATCGTTATCATGACTGATGCCGACGTAGATGGAGCCCATATCAGGACGCTTATGCTGACGTTTTTCTACCGATTTATGAGGGAAGCAATCGAAAATGGCTATGTCTATATTGCTCAGCCGCCCCTATATAAAATACAGCAAGGCAAAAATATTCAATATGCGTATAATGCAAAGGAACTTGAAGAAACACTGGCAACCCTGCCTAGCTCTCCAAAACCCAACCTGCAGCGCTATAAAGGGTTGGGAGAAATGAATCCAGAGCAATTATGGTCAACTACGATGAATCCTGAAACGAGGACTCTTTTAAGGGTAAGCATAGAGGAAGCTGAAGTTGCCGATGAAATCATCGATATGCTAATGGGGGACAAGGTAGATCCTCGCCGTGTATTTATAGAAGAAAATGCAGTATACGCTACACTTGATGTTTAA
- a CDS encoding YneB family resolvase-like protein, translating into MRAVIYCRVSTDKETQETSLKRQEEELIALASRSAMETISIIREQASGYTLERDGLLQMLDLVNEKEVDAILIQDETRLGRGNAKIAILHVLSKAGVKLFSIAHDGELQLSESDSMILNIVGMVEEYQRKLHNIKIRRGMKRAIENGYKPQNNLKHIDEAPGRERKELPADEIVKLKNNGLTFAEIAATLRGFGYDVSKATVHRRYREVIDAREEQ; encoded by the coding sequence GTGAGGGCAGTTATATATTGCCGTGTGAGCACGGACAAGGAAACCCAGGAAACCTCACTTAAAAGGCAGGAGGAAGAGTTGATTGCGCTTGCCAGCCGAAGTGCGATGGAAACTATCTCTATAATCAGGGAACAGGCAAGTGGTTATACACTTGAAAGAGATGGCCTTTTGCAGATGTTGGACCTTGTCAATGAAAAGGAAGTAGACGCCATACTAATACAGGATGAAACGCGTCTTGGAAGAGGAAACGCTAAGATTGCCATCCTTCATGTATTGTCAAAGGCGGGCGTGAAACTTTTCAGCATTGCGCATGATGGCGAACTGCAATTATCAGAATCAGATTCAATGATTCTCAATATTGTCGGGATGGTAGAGGAATATCAGAGGAAATTACATAATATCAAAATTAGGCGTGGAATGAAAAGGGCAATAGAAAATGGGTATAAGCCTCAAAACAACCTAAAACATATTGATGAGGCGCCAGGCAGGGAGAGAAAGGAATTGCCTGCTGATGAAATAGTCAAACTAAAGAATAACGGGCTGACTTTTGCAGAAATCGCAGCGACTCTTCGGGGATTTGGGTACGATGTTTCTAAAGCCACCGTCCATAGAAGATATCGAGAGGTGATTGACGCGAGGGAAGAACAATAG
- the tkt gene encoding transketolase: MFDQIDALSVTSIRTLSIDAIEKANSGHPGMPMGAAPMAYTLWTRYMNHNPKNPNWFNRDRFVLSAGHGSMLLYSLLHLSGYNVTMDDIKNFRQWGSKTPGHPEYGHTEGVEATTGPLGQGIAMAVGMAMAERHVAAVYNKDNFELVNHYTYSICGDGDLMEGVSAEAASLAGHLKLGRLIVLYDSNDISLDGDLHQSFSESVKERFLAYGWQYIRVEDGNDLHEVARALEEARNNVDQPTMIEVKTVIGYGSPNLAGKSDVHGAPLGMDELKLTKEAYKWTFDQDFHVPEEVYDHFRKMIAEHGEKKEKEWNDLFDQYKKEYPELGTQLEQALSGELPEGWDKDLPVYEEDKSLASRASSGEALNAIAKNLPIFFGGSADLAGSNKTLIKNSSDFMPHSYEGRNIWFGVREFAMGAALNGMALHGGLKVFAGTFFVFSDYLRPAIRLAALMGLPVTYVFTHDSIAVGEDGPTHEPVEQLAALRAMPNLGIIRPADGNETAAAWKLAIESRDKPTALVLTRQNLPTIKGTDKNAYEGVSKGAYVISPAQKDTPDALLLASGSEVGLAVKAQAELAKEGIEVSVVSMPSWDRFEQQSKEYKESVIPKAVKKRLGIEMGASLGWHRYTGDEGEVLAIDTFGASAPGEKIMEEYGFSTSNVVSKVKELLNN; this comes from the coding sequence ATGTTTGATCAAATTGATGCTTTGTCCGTAACCTCGATCAGAACATTGTCGATCGATGCAATTGAAAAAGCTAATTCCGGGCATCCGGGAATGCCGATGGGTGCAGCGCCAATGGCGTATACGCTATGGACCCGTTATATGAACCATAATCCAAAGAACCCAAATTGGTTCAACAGGGACCGTTTTGTTTTATCAGCGGGACATGGTTCGATGCTGTTGTACAGCCTTCTTCATTTATCTGGATATAACGTTACAATGGATGACATAAAAAACTTCCGCCAGTGGGGCTCCAAAACACCAGGGCATCCTGAGTATGGCCATACAGAGGGTGTTGAAGCGACTACAGGGCCATTAGGCCAGGGTATTGCAATGGCAGTTGGTATGGCGATGGCTGAACGCCATGTTGCCGCGGTTTACAATAAAGACAATTTTGAACTCGTTAACCACTATACATACAGCATTTGTGGTGATGGCGACCTGATGGAAGGCGTTTCCGCAGAAGCTGCATCGCTGGCTGGCCATCTTAAGCTCGGGCGACTGATTGTTCTTTATGATTCAAATGATATCTCTCTAGATGGAGATCTTCATCAGTCGTTCTCTGAAAGCGTAAAGGAAAGATTCCTTGCTTATGGATGGCAATATATCCGAGTGGAGGATGGAAACGACCTTCATGAGGTAGCGCGTGCGCTTGAAGAAGCAAGGAATAACGTAGACCAGCCTACTATGATTGAAGTGAAAACAGTCATTGGCTATGGTTCACCAAACCTTGCCGGGAAATCTGACGTACACGGGGCTCCGCTTGGAATGGACGAGCTTAAGCTCACAAAAGAAGCATATAAATGGACATTTGATCAAGACTTCCACGTTCCTGAAGAAGTATACGACCATTTCCGCAAAATGATTGCAGAGCATGGCGAGAAGAAAGAGAAGGAATGGAATGATCTTTTTGATCAATATAAGAAGGAATACCCAGAATTGGGAACACAGCTTGAGCAAGCTCTAAGCGGTGAACTTCCTGAAGGCTGGGATAAGGACCTTCCTGTATATGAAGAAGACAAGAGCCTTGCAAGCCGGGCTTCTTCAGGTGAGGCTTTGAATGCTATTGCTAAAAACCTGCCTATCTTCTTTGGAGGTTCTGCTGACCTTGCTGGCTCAAACAAAACACTTATTAAAAATTCCAGTGACTTTATGCCTCATTCCTATGAAGGTAGGAATATTTGGTTCGGTGTCCGCGAATTTGCAATGGGAGCTGCCCTGAATGGTATGGCTCTGCATGGTGGATTAAAAGTATTTGCAGGGACCTTCTTCGTTTTCTCTGATTACCTTCGTCCTGCTATCAGGCTTGCGGCTCTAATGGGCTTGCCAGTCACTTATGTATTTACGCATGACAGTATCGCTGTAGGGGAAGATGGCCCTACACATGAGCCTGTTGAGCAGTTGGCGGCTTTAAGGGCTATGCCGAATCTGGGCATCATCCGTCCTGCAGACGGCAACGAAACAGCTGCGGCTTGGAAACTGGCGATAGAATCAAGGGATAAGCCTACAGCGCTTGTGCTGACCAGGCAAAACCTGCCGACAATCAAAGGCACGGATAAAAATGCGTATGAAGGTGTATCAAAGGGAGCTTATGTTATCTCCCCAGCTCAAAAAGATACGCCTGATGCACTTCTATTAGCATCCGGTTCTGAGGTTGGCCTAGCAGTCAAGGCTCAGGCAGAGCTTGCCAAGGAAGGGATTGAAGTGTCTGTAGTGAGCATGCCTTCCTGGGATCGCTTTGAACAGCAATCAAAGGAATATAAAGAATCAGTCATTCCTAAAGCTGTCAAAAAACGTCTTGGTATAGAAATGGGTGCTTCCCTTGGATGGCACCGCTATACAGGTGATGAAGGGGAAGTCCTAGCCATCGATACATTTGGTGCATCTGCCCCTGGTGAAAAAATCATGGAAGAGTACGGCTTTAGTACAAGCAATGTTGTGTCTAAGGTGAAAGAACTGTTGAACAACTAA
- the lexA gene encoding transcriptional repressor LexA, producing the protein MAKISKRQQEILDFIKGEVKKKGYPPSVREIGEAVGLASSSTVHGHLERLEMKGLIRRDPTKPRAIEILEIEENYIPQSRIVNVPVVGRVTAGQPITAVENVEEYFPLPERMVPSDEQVFMLEIMGESMIEAGILDGDYVIVKQQQTANNGDIVVAMTTEDEATCKRFYKEKDYFRLQPENSAMEPIILREVSILGKVIGVYRSIH; encoded by the coding sequence ATGGCTAAAATATCAAAACGGCAGCAGGAGATTCTGGACTTTATAAAGGGCGAGGTCAAGAAAAAGGGGTATCCACCTTCCGTCCGTGAAATCGGAGAAGCTGTTGGTCTTGCTTCCAGCTCCACCGTCCATGGCCATCTCGAAAGGCTGGAGATGAAAGGCCTGATTAGGCGGGACCCAACGAAACCAAGAGCCATTGAAATTCTGGAGATTGAGGAAAACTACATTCCACAGTCAAGGATTGTGAATGTCCCTGTCGTCGGACGTGTCACAGCCGGCCAGCCAATAACCGCGGTTGAAAATGTCGAGGAATACTTCCCGCTCCCTGAAAGAATGGTGCCATCGGACGAGCAGGTATTCATGCTTGAGATTATGGGAGAAAGTATGATTGAGGCGGGCATCCTTGATGGGGATTATGTAATAGTAAAACAACAGCAGACAGCCAATAATGGTGACATCGTTGTTGCTATGACCACTGAGGACGAAGCGACTTGTAAACGGTTCTACAAAGAAAAAGACTACTTCCGCCTTCAGCCTGAAAACTCTGCAATGGAACCAATTATTTTAAGAGAGGTTTCTATTCTTGGAAAAGTGATCGGGGTTTACAGAAGCATTCATTAA
- a CDS encoding DUF896 domain-containing protein, protein MLSKEKMNRINELARKAKADGLTEDEAKEQSMLRKEYLQVFRSSMLDTLTNTTFIDPIGNDVTPQKIKNRKKGRHLH, encoded by the coding sequence ATGCTTTCAAAAGAAAAGATGAACCGCATCAATGAATTAGCCAGGAAGGCAAAAGCAGATGGCTTAACTGAGGATGAGGCGAAAGAACAGTCCATGTTAAGAAAGGAATATCTTCAGGTTTTCCGTTCTTCCATGCTTGACACATTAACCAATACGACTTTCATCGACCCGATTGGGAATGATGTAACACCACAGAAAATCAAAAACAGAAAGAAAGGGCGCCATCTGCATTAA
- a CDS encoding CarD family transcriptional regulator yields MYNIGDLIIYSAHGICEIDDICEKTIAGVTKNYYVMHPLDNSHKLTISTPVDNQRVIMKELIHEDDALALLNSFKKPGKLWIDNPNLRNQKYHEIVSKGNRLEIAKIINTLMRRQIEVELEGKKFYEQDRKLLLGLQNILFKELAIKLNMTSDEVHEKVVTFIQQK; encoded by the coding sequence ATGTATAACATCGGGGATTTGATTATTTATTCTGCACACGGTATTTGTGAAATTGATGATATTTGCGAGAAGACAATCGCAGGGGTTACCAAGAACTATTACGTGATGCATCCATTGGACAATAGCCATAAGCTCACTATTAGTACTCCAGTAGACAACCAAAGAGTCATTATGAAGGAATTGATTCATGAAGACGATGCCTTGGCACTCCTTAATTCTTTCAAAAAGCCCGGAAAGTTATGGATTGACAATCCGAACTTGAGAAACCAAAAGTATCACGAAATTGTATCAAAAGGTAATCGACTTGAAATTGCTAAAATCATTAATACGTTAATGAGACGGCAAATAGAAGTCGAGTTGGAGGGCAAAAAATTTTATGAACAAGATAGAAAATTGCTGCTCGGCCTTCAAAATATTCTTTTTAAGGAATTAGCTATTAAATTGAACATGACTTCTGATGAGGTTCATGAAAAGGTTGTAACATTCATCCAACAAAAATAA
- the yneA gene encoding cell division suppressor protein YneA, producing the protein MKKIWSNYSYVIIILALSCIFAFSANILNKPADKNKYITVTIEEGDSLWEIAGELSENHSMDRAEIVKWLKKNNQLAGETIFPGEELVVPVKKNRLETGTELASAGENE; encoded by the coding sequence ATGAAAAAAATATGGAGCAATTATTCGTACGTCATTATTATTTTGGCACTAAGCTGCATCTTTGCATTTTCTGCAAATATCCTAAATAAGCCTGCAGATAAAAACAAATACATAACTGTTACAATAGAGGAAGGCGATTCTCTTTGGGAGATTGCTGGAGAATTGTCGGAAAACCATTCAATGGATCGCGCTGAAATCGTGAAATGGCTCAAGAAAAATAATCAGTTAGCCGGGGAAACAATTTTTCCGGGTGAGGAGTTAGTAGTTCCAGTAAAGAAGAATCGTCTGGAAACCGGAACAGAGCTCGCTAGTGCCGGGGAAAATGAATAG